The following are from one region of the Littorina saxatilis isolate snail1 linkage group LG2, US_GU_Lsax_2.0, whole genome shotgun sequence genome:
- the LOC138953909 gene encoding serine-rich adhesin for platelets-like, with the protein MSVSLSLEPRELSSVTTEAVTTAFKDVTLVPPPLITAGDSGTNTDNCNAETDTSAFSTAPTVSSEDGTSTTSVSGVGAAAITNGSADPGVSSPDSAAIDDEASTGTTDSTNTLVPPPLTAGDSGTNTDNCNAETDTSAFSTAPTVSSEDGTSTTSVSGVGAAAITNGSADPGVSCADSAAIDDEASTGTTDSTNTNLNNNETDTSSLLHLRDTLDALVTEFRDYKVQVSREFRVIEQQHERKLLDLQERQEASDKETDSLRKRCQSLEDKIKELKRLDKKSIRNETSPNHPQADDRDISGQSDAKPIQTLINNGRYAQPSGRSTVPTNTRMSPSEQGLQQPSQVAPSNKADERQHSDQDQRNQKPAARPAPWQTLHTQERMQQAPQRHPSTGQPPLPMWLQHQAMSDEPTIWSALGHPIVTLHRSLGK; encoded by the exons atgtctgtctctctctctctcgagccgAGAGAGCTGTCCTCCGTCACCACTGAGGCCGTGACCACAGCTTTCAAGGACGTCACCCTTGTCCCCCCTCCACTAATTACTGCTGGGGACAGCGGTACCAACACCGACAACTGCAATGCTGAAACTGACACCTCCGCTTTCAGCACAGCCCCCACTGTCAGTAGCGAGGACGGTACTAGTACTACTAGTGTCAGTGGTGTCGGGGCGGCTGCTATCACCAACGGCAGTGCCGATCCAGGGGTCAGCAGTCCTGACAGCGCTGCTATTGATGACGAAGCTTCCACGGGTACCACTGACAGTACCAACACCCTTGTCCCCCCTCCACTTACTGCTGGGGACAGCGGTACCAACACCGACAACTGCAATGCTGAAACTGACACCTCCGCTTTCAGCACAGCCCCCACTGTCAGTAGCGAGGACGGTACCAGTACTACTAGTGTCAGTGGTGTCGGGGCGGCTGCTATCACCAACGGCAGTGCCGATCCAGGGGTCAGCTGTGCTGACAGCGCTGCTATTGATGACGAAGCTTCCACGGGTACCACTGACAGTACCAACACCAACCTCAACAACAACGAAACGGACACGTCATCACTTCTGCATCTACGGGACACACTAGACGCACTGGTCACCGAATTCCGTGACTACAAAGTGCAAGTGTCACGCGAGTTCCGTGTCATTGAACAGCAGCATGAACGAAAGCTGCTGGATTTGCAAGAACGTCAAGAGGCCAGTGACAAAGAGACAGATTCTCTCCGCAAACGATGTCAGTCACTTGAAGACAAAATCAAAGAACTTAAACGTTTAGATAAAAAGTCCATCCGTAATGAAACTTCGCCCAACCACCCGCAAGCAGACGACCGTGACATCTCCGGGCAATCTGATGCGAAGCCAATTCAGACATTGATCAACAATGGGCGCTACGCTCAACCCTCGGGTCGCTCCACCGTGCCAACT AACACAAGAATGTCGCCATCTGAACAAGGCCTGCAGCAACCATCCCAAGTCGCCCCTTCTAACAAGGCAGACGAGCGACAGCACAGCGACCAGGACCAGCGCAACCAGAAGCCTGCTGCTCGTCCGGCCCCGTGGCAGACTCTGCATACCCAGGAGCGGATGCAGCAGGCACCACAGCGACACCCGTCAACCGGACAGCCGCCACTCCCCATGTGGTTGCAACATCAAGCAATGAGTGATGAACCT ACAATATGGAGCGCCCTGGGTCACCCCATCGTCACACTTCACCGCTCCCTGGGCAAGTAG